The Tenebrio molitor chromosome 5, icTenMoli1.1, whole genome shotgun sequence genome segment ACTTTTTCTAACTTTTTCCACGTCTTTAGATCCAGACTGTTTCGCTAGACGTTCTTTTGCTTTGTCATTAAGCTGAGAAGCCAATTCTTTTTGATGCTCTTTTCTCTTTTCCTCTGAGGTGTGTTCCGTCCGCAGTTTTGATTCCAAAACTGCGGTACGCTTACCCCTACCGAGAATTTCTGGTTTTGGAGCATTCTCCTTTTCATCATCATTATCTTCATCATCTGATTCATCTTTAAGAAATATAccgatatttttaattttcttcttggaTATAGTTAAAACTGTTGCCGGTTGACCTTCATTAACCATGACTGTGTCACCAATAAACAGAGCATAAGTTTTTCCTTCTTTATCTGAAGCatctttattttgtaaattactgAATCCCATGTTGACATTAAAAACCATTCCCTTCTTAGCGGGCAGTGTCGTTTTTGGTCCGATAATTAATGAGCTCTCTTTAAATTCTATTCCCATGGCAAAACCGAAATTCTTTGTCAAATTATCTGCCAAGCttggtttttcttttttcacaTAATTATATCCTGCTTCATACACTTCAGACAGTTTGGTACCTGCTTGTAACTTTTTCAATACTTCTTCCTCAAGATTCACAaggaaattataattattttgtacttCTTCCACTGGATTTACAAGCAACGTACGTACTATATTAGAACAATAAGATTTATAACGGGCACCCAGTGAACAAATAACTGCTCCAAAGTGTAAAGTGTTCTTGTCACTGACAacactaaattttaaattgtaattgCCCCCTGACTGAATAATGGCAGGATAGCACATATCAACCTGAGTAACATCAACACCAGAAACATACTTTTTGTCAGTAATTGCCGATTCCACGCCCTCGGCTAATTTACTATGTTTAACTTTCCTCTCAGAATCAATGATCTCCATTATTTGATCTTTAAGATATTTGGTAAATACATCAACACTTACCATACAGgcttttttaattgtaataatttcAGAATCTTCTTTAGGCGACATTAAATAAGCAATGGCAGCGCTTATGTCTGTAGTTTGAAAGTTCACTTTACCTAACGCTGCGCGCCAAGAATCCATGAAGGCGCCAGGGTAGTTGTCTTTAGAGAAGACACCAATTGTTTTACCATTTTTACTTTCTTTGATGGCATCAATAAGAACTTTAAAATTCGCCTCATCACTATCAGTGCGATCTCTTACGTGCAAAGATAGCTGTATAGCGTTCTCATCTTTGGTTTCGGCTTGTCTCAGAAAATCAATTTTCTTCTTACTTGCTAGAAAATACGCCTTTCTCTCAGTCAAAACCATAATCGTGTCGGTAAGTTCATAACCCAAAAGCCATGTCTGCAGTGCACCTGATTTACTGTAAACGACTTCTTCGTCAATACCAACGGCGGTAACCAAAGCATCCATCTTAGAAAAACCATTTTCACTCTCCGATTTTTGCCAAGCACTGTACAATTTCTTCAACCGTCGATGAAAAGTGtctttttctaaatttatatttgCCATTATTGATTATTATATCTGATTTTTACACATTTAACATCACAATCGGCACGGCGGCGTTTCATCAAGAAGAGGCGCCAGTTCGAGGATATTTTGCGCACTTCGCGCAAACAAATAGCGGTAACTGTCAAAAACACAAACGCCATGACACTACCaatgtaaaattcaaaaatttactaaaataaattttttggaattgaataattatatttatatcaaCAACTAAAATATAACAAACAATACTTAATATAAGTTTACTTATAATGAGCTCatcgaaaatttattgaaaggCTTCATTATCTGAACAAATTTGTACTTGAAGAATATTGTTCAAGCCGAATACCAACATTACCAACTTCGTAAAATTATAAAGTACCCaaagattaaaataaatacacattAAAAGTTTATCTtgacaaaacaaatttcataaaattaggttttttgtgaaaattcaTGGTAAATcggtaaaaagtaaaaaaaaacttgtaatGGCATTAAGTCGTATGTTCAGGTTAAACGAACTGTGGTAAGAtgtaacctaactttttactTAACGCGTGACCCATAAATTTTCAGTCActcaaaaaacataattttccTTAAGAATTCAGTATGTGAAGTAAAGCCACCCAATAGTGTGCGTACCTTTCGACGAGGTCGTGACCAAAACCAGCCTAAAGGTAATCTGAATAGTATAGAAACTCCTTTTCAAGATATCAATCTTGAAACCTCCCATTTAAACCCAAGCAACTTGCTGAAACCTTTGGGATTTACTATTGGGGTAACATGTAGTACTTAATGTATGAAGGaaattatacacaatttaattttagtttagtGCTGCTTGCTTTGTAGGCGCAGCTATTTGGGAGTATGAAACAATGAGAGCACATgccataaaaatgttaaaaaagcCAGTGAGATTATTTAAACGTCAAACAGAAGAATTCCATTACAGATCAGTAAGTAAGTAATGTAATAGGTGTAATAAATGtgatgtcatattttttagaatacaTTACTTAAACAAATAGAAGAAAAATGGCATGGTTTAACACCAGGTGAAAAAGTGTTTGTGCCAATTTGTGCATTGAATGTATTAGTTTTTGGTGCATGGAGAATACAAAGACTACAACCCTTTATGCTCAGGTACTTTTGCTCAAATCCAGGAAGCAAAAGTGTTTGTCTACCTATGATTTTATCAACTTTCTCACATTACTCAGGTTTCCACCTTTTAGCTAACATGTATGTACTTCATAGTTTCAGTACAGGTAAGCAGGGAATTTATGTCTCAAATAAAAGTTACAACTGAATGGTTTTAAAGGTGCAGTTCATAGTCTTGGCAAAGAACAATTTCTAGGTCTTTACTTAGGTGCTGGTGTTATTTCAAGTTTTACCAGTTATGTTTACAAAGTAGTCACAAAACAGCCAGGACTTTCTTTGGGAGCAGTTAATTCAATTATATTCTGTTATAAAACTAGAAtctcaaatatatttttttagtcTGGGGCCATTATGGCAATTCTGGGTTATGTCTGTACTCAATACCCAGATACAAAACTAGGAATTATTTTGCTTCcaatttttactttctcaGCAGGAGCAGTAAGTGTTGTTTAACATTACTGTTagccttaaaaaatattttattcttacAGGCAATTAAAGTAATTGTAGGTATTGACACAGCAGGAGTATTATTAGGatggaaattttttgatcaTGCTGCACATTTAGGAGGAGCAGCATGTGGAATGTAAGGgaaatgttttttataattgccAAAGGAAGCATTtgcaaatgacatttttagcaTGTGGGCACTGTGGGGGAATCAACAAATTTGGGCCAAAAGAGAACCTATACTGCATTATTGGCATGAATTGAGAGGatctataaaataaattgacagatatttattatttacattaacaTTTGTAAGATGTACATaagaatttaataattatttattaaaaacttaTGTTT includes the following:
- the rho-7 gene encoding presenilins-associated rhomboid-like protein, mitochondrial isoform X1, translating into MALSRMFRLNELCHSKNIIFLKNSVCEVKPPNSVRTFRRGRDQNQPKGNLNSIETPFQDINLETSHLNPSNLLKPLGFTIGFSAACFVGAAIWEYETMRAHAIKMLKKPVRLFKRQTEEFHYRSNTLLKQIEEKWHGLTPGEKVFVPICALNVLVFGAWRIQRLQPFMLRYFCSNPGSKSVCLPMILSTFSHYSGFHLLANMYVLHSFSTGAVHSLGKEQFLGLYLGAGVISSFTSYVYKVVTKQPGLSLGASGAIMAILGYVCTQYPDTKLGIILLPIFTFSAGAAIKVIVGIDTAGVLLGWKFFDHAAHLGGAACGIMWALWGNQQIWAKREPILHYWHELRGSIK
- the rho-7 gene encoding presenilins-associated rhomboid-like protein, mitochondrial isoform X2, which translates into the protein MALSRMFRLNELCHSKNIIFLKNSVCEVKPPNSVRTFRRGRDQNQPKGAAIWEYETMRAHAIKMLKKPVRLFKRQTEEFHYRSNTLLKQIEEKWHGLTPGEKVFVPICALNVLVFGAWRIQRLQPFMLRYFCSNPGSKSVCLPMILSTFSHYSGFHLLANMYVLHSFSTGAVHSLGKEQFLGLYLGAGVISSFTSYVYKVVTKQPGLSLGASGAIMAILGYVCTQYPDTKLGIILLPIFTFSAGAAIKVIVGIDTAGVLLGWKFFDHAAHLGGAACGIMWALWGNQQIWAKREPILHYWHELRGSIK